CTGTCGTCGTTGGTCGGATCATGACACCAGCTGCGGCCGCGTTCCCGCAGGCTCGCTTCGAGGCGGTTCTTGCGCACGCCGAGAAACGGGCGCAGCAGCCGCAGCCCTTCCGGACCGCCGGGTTCATCGATTGCCATGGCGCTCAACCCGGACACACCGCTGCCACGCGTCAGCCGGTCAAGGAAGGTTTCGGCCTGGTCGTCCATGTGATGCCCGAGAAGCAGCGCCTCGGCCCCCGTATCGGCGATCCGGCGCGCCATCAGAGCGTAGCGCGCGCGCCGCGCCGCATCCTGGACGTTGCTGCCCGGCTTGGTTCCCTCCCAGCAAAGGATGCTGACTTCAAGGCGGTGCTGACGGGCGGCATCTCGAACGAACCGTGCTTCCGCCGCGCTTTCCGGACGCAGACCGTGATCAACGACAAGAACTTCAGCGCGGCCGTCCCATCGATTGCGCTGGCGCCACTCGTCAAACAGAACCAGGAGACAAAGGGAATCGGCCCCGCCGGACACGGCGAGTGCAAGATTTGAAAAGGAATTCAGTCTTGAAAAGAGCGCATCGGCCTCGTCAGCGGAAAGCCCGCCGGGTTCGCCGCCCTTGTCAGGAACATTGTGCACGGACGCGTTCATCCCGTGCCTGAGACAGCACAGCCGGTGCCGCATTGGGGAACTTGTTCAACAGTTCCGAAAATGTCGCGCATGCGGCATCGGACTCACCCAGTCCGCGCAGTGAGACGCCAAGCTTCAAAAGGCTGTCCGGGCTTTTGTCGTTACCGGGATAGTCCGTGTAGGTCTTGAGGAAGGCATCGGCCGCGCCGCGATAATCCTGCTGCGCAAGAAGGCTTTCGCCGAGCCAGTACTGCGCGTTCGCGACGAGACTGCTGTCGGGGTAGGTCTCCAGAAATGTTCTGAACCCGCGCTCCGCACCCGGATAGTCGCCGTTGACCGCCATGGAATAGGCGGCGTCATAGTCGGAGTTCGGGTCCCCGCTGCCGATGATGTTGGCAATCGCGTCGTCTTCCGTTCCGATCGACGGGCCGGGAACGAGTTCCTGCCCGGTGCCCGGAATCGTTTCCAGCCCGTTCGCCAGGGCGGACAGGTCAATCGGACCATCGCTCGCAAGACCGGGCTGCTCCTCATAACCGCCGCTCTGATCCCAGGCGCCGTCGCCGGACCCGTTTGCGGGCAAAGTGGCAACGCCGCCATTCGGGGCGACCAGTGTTCCGGTCTGCGGTGTTCCATCAGCTGCCAGGCCGGGTGCCGTGCTGCCCGGCGCGCCGGTCGGCGAGAGGTCCGACCGCTTGCCCGGTGTTCCACCTTCCAGCTGCTGGAACCGGTATTCATTGTCTTCCTGCATGCGGCGCATCTGATCCTGCATCTCGCGCATCTGGTAGGACAATTGCTCGATCTGTCCAGTCAGCGCACGGATACGTTCTTCCAGCTGGCCGATCCGCACGGAGGAATCGTCCTTCTTCCGTCCAAAAAGCTGGGCTTCGGACGGGCTCGCCGAGACAACAAGGGCAAGCATCACGAACATGCCGGCCAGTGTCTTGAATTTTTGCATTCGGTCCTCCGGGTCACAGATGCGTGGGCAAAGACTTGAGCGTTGCAGCAGGGATCTGTCCTGCATCCAAGCAACCGTCTTGCATAAGCAAGTCTTAGCCATGCCCGGCTCTGCACTCAAGGGACAGAGCGCCCGGACTTCGGCCAAATTTTGACAATCCGCGTTCTGAGCGGCAGAAAGCGGCGATTTGCACCCCGGAAAGCAAAAGGGCCGGCTCAAATGGCCGGCCCCGTCATGTCGTCGTTATCAGTGCGGTTCAGTTCGTGGCATTGCTCAGCACCGTGACCGCTCGCCGGTTCTGCGACCAGCAACTGTTGTCGTTGCACACGGCGACCGGCCGTTCCTTGCCATAGGAAATCGTCTTGATGCGCGAGGCGCTCACACCCTGTGCGACAAGGAAGTCGCGCGCGGCCTGCGCGCGGCGCGCACCCAGCGCAATGTTGTACTGGCGGGTTCCGCGCTCATCCGCGTGGCCTTCGACCTTGATCGTGTACTGCGAGTACTTGTTGAGCCATTTGGCCTGACCCGAAAGCGTTGCCTGGCCCTGGGCGTTCAGCACCGACTGGTCCTCTTCGAAGAAAACCCGATCGCCGACATTGACGACGAAATCCTGGCCCGTGCCGGGCTTCACGTTACTGGAAAGCCCATCCGGCTTTGTCTGGGCACAAGCCGCCGCAAACAGGAGCGCAAAGCAGACGACAAGCCATCTTGCTCCCTGGCCGGCAAATTCTTTGTTCAACATTCCCGTCTCCTACATCCCCAGCCCGTCAACCCGACTTCGGTTCCATCCGGTTTTAGGTAAACGCTTTCTAGCCAAACCTGGTTAAGGGCGTCTTTTCAAACATGGTTAACAGGACATGAAGCGCCGGTTTCCAAACCTTCGTCATGTCGAATTTTCAGTTGATCAGCGGCGACCAGGACGGATCGGACGCAAAGGCCGGCGTGTCCACGCGCTGTTCGTTGTATCCCGTCAGGTCAACCGTCCAGACCTGCGGTCCGCCGTTGGCGCCCGGCGTGTCGCGGAAAAACACCAGCACACGGCCATTGGGCGACCAGGCGGGCCCTTCGTTGTGATAGCCCTCGGTCAGGATCCGCTCACCCTTGCCGTCCGGGCTCATGACACCGATCATGAAGCGGCCCTGGTGCTGCTTGGTGAAGGCGATCAAATCTCCGCGAGGAGACCAGACCGGCGTCGAGTAGCGCCCGGGGCCAAAGGATATGCGCCGGGCGTCGCCGCCACCGGCATTCATGACATAGAGCTGCTGGCTCCCGCCCCGGTCGGATTCAAACACGATCTGGCGCCCGTCGGGGGAAAAGGACGGGCTGGTGTCGATCGCAGCCGTGTTGGTCAGGCGCGTTGTTCTCCGGGACCGGAGATCCATCATGAATATGTTGGCATTGCCGCCCTGCTGAAGGCTCATCACGACGCTTTGGCCATCCGGCGAGAAGCGGGGCGCGAAGGTCATGCCCGGGAAGTTGCCCACGATCTCCCTTTGCCCGGTTTCGATGTTGAGCAGATAGACGCTCGGATCGTCACCGCCGTAGGACATGTAGGTGATTTCCTGGCTGGTCGGCGAAAATCGCGGCGTCAGCACGAGATCGTCGCCCCGGGTTAGGTAACGCACGTTGGCACCGTCCTGATCCATGATCGCGAGCCTCTTGACCCTCTTGTCCTTCGTTCCGGTCTCGTCGACAAAAACGATGCGCGTATCGAAATATCCCTTTTCGCCGGTCAGACGCTCGTAGATGGCGTCGGAGATGATATGCGCCAGGCGCCGCCAGTTCTCGGGCGTCGTGTAGAATTGCTGTCCGAGCATCTGCTCCTGCGCGAACACGTCCCACAGGCGGAACTCGGCTCTAAGGCGGCCATCGGGCTGCTTGATCACCGTTCCGGTCACAAGCGCCTGTGCGCTGATCTGGCGCCAGTCTCCGAAACGAGGCGTCGAATTCACGCTCATGTTCTTCTGAATGAAACTGGCCGGATCCAGAGGGTTGAACAATCCGGAGCGCTTGAGATCCGCGGCTATGACCCCTGTCATGTCCGCCGCCAGCTTGCTGTCCCCTCCTTCGGCCGAAAAGTCGGGTAGCGCGATTGGCAGGGGCTCGATGTTTCCGCCCCGAATGTCGATTTCCACGAGCGCGTGCGCCGATTGAAGCGCGAGCAGGAACATGCCGAGGGCGGCGGCCAGGGTTCGTGATGCCGCGATTATCATCGCACCCATTCGATCAAAGCTGTTGGTCTTCATTGTCAAGCCTGGCCTCCTGCCATTCAAGCGCGTTCCGTACCCTAGCCATTTGGATACAATGTTGGCTGCATTGTGTTCCAACCGTTCGGTCCGTCGTATTTTTCGCGCGGAAGGATCGAGAACCCGTCTTCCGCATCGACCCTGTACACCGCTCTGAGCGCGGCCGATGCCAGCGCCTGGAATCGTGGATCGGGATGAGAATTTTCCACCGTCGGCGCACCGGAGAGCTTTCCCTGTGGCGACAGTTTGAACCGGATGATCACTTTCAGATCCGACGGATACTGATCCGGCAGGCGGCTCCACTTCTCACGGATCATCTGGGCAATCACGTCTTTTTCGTTGGCCGACAGCCCGGCATGCTGAACACCGTTGCGCGTCCCCGCCGATGCCGGTGCCTGTGACGTGGACGTGTTCGCGAGCGCCTGGTTGACCTTGTTCAGAAGATCCGGATTGTCGGCGACCTGGATTTCTTCCGGCTTCTGCTCCGTGCGGGTCGGCGGTGCGGGCTTGGAGCGCGGAACCGCACTTGTGACGATCGGCTGCGGTTCGGGCGGCGCCTCTTGCGGCTCATCGGCCGGCTCCGGATCAGGCGCGGGTTCCGCCACGGGTGCGGGCGCCGGGGCGGGCTCCGGATCAGGCGCGGTCACGGGTTCCGGTGCCGGCGCGGGAGCGGGGGCCGGTGTCGGCGGCGGCGGAGTGGCCGCGACCGGTGCAGGTTCGGGGGCCACGGTCTCAGCAGGCTCGGGAGGTTCCGGCTGCGGCGTCTCGACGGGCTTCGGCGCCGGAGCGGCTTCGATGTCGCCGTCGGTTTCACCGACCTGGATTTCCGTGAGTTCGCTCAACGACACCAGTTCCACCGGAAGGGAATCGACGACAGGTTCCGGAAAGCTCTCCGCGCCCGGCAAGGCCACCAGGCCCCAGACCAAAATAACCGTATGACCGGTCAAAGACGCGATGAGACCTGCGCGCATGACGCGTTACGAGTCCCGTTCTTCCAGAGTGACAAGGCCCAAGCGTTTGAAACCGGCCGCATTGATGCGGCCCATGAGTTTCATCATTGTTCCGTAATCGGCATCCTGGTCACCGCGCACATAGATACGCTCCTCGTATCCGTTCGCCGCGATGGCCTCGAGTTTCGGCACCACTTCATCAATGGCAATCGGCGTGTCCTGAATGAAGATCTCGCCGCTGGAATTCACGGAGATGGTTATCGGCTCCGTATCCCCTTCAAGCGCCGTGGCCTGCGTTTCAGGCAGATCGATCGGCACACCGACCGTCAGCAGCGGCGCCGCCACCATGAAGATGATGAGGAGCACCAGCATGACGTCGACGAACGGCGTCACGTTGATTTCGGTCATCAGGACCGCACGTTTGCGGCGGCGCCCCCGGCGCCCGCCTCCAGCCTGCCCGCTACCGACCTGCATGGCCATGCATCAGCCCCTTTCGTCGATCTGTCTGGACAGGATGGCGGAGAACTCGTCCGCGAAACCTTCCATGCGGGCGACGGCCTTGCCGACGTCTGAGGCAAACTTGTTGTAGGCAATCACGGCGGGAATCGCGGCCAGCAGTCCGAGCGCGGTCGCAAACAGCGCTTCGGCAATACCCGGCGCAACAACGGCTAGGTTCGTGCTTTCCGATGCCGCGATGGCCTGAAACGCGGTCATGATGCCCCAGACCGTTCCGAACAGACCGATGAATGGAGCCGCGGATCCCACGGTCGCAAGGATCAGCAGCCGGCTTTCCAGCCGTTCGGCCTCGCGCTGGATGGTCACGTCCATGACCCGGTCTATGCGCTGCTGCAGGGACCCGATCGCGGGTTTGGCGCCTTCGTGGCTGCGTTTCCACTCCCGCATCGCCGCGACGAACAGGGCTGCCATCGAGTGATTTACCCGGTTATGCAGCGTTCCGTAGAGCTCTTCGAGGGACTGGCCCGACCAGAACACCGTTTCGAACCGGGTCATCTGTCGCCGCGTGCGGCCCATCAGCAGGACCTTGTCGACGATGATCGCCCAGCACCAGACAGATGCTGCCAGGAGGCCGATCATCACGACCTTCACGACGAAATGCGCCTGCCAGAACAGCGAGAAAAAAGAAATATCGCCTTCCGGCGCCGCCAATGTCGATTGGACAAGTGTTTCCATAAATTCAATGACCCCTTGGCCGTCTGACGTTGTCTTTTCCTATGTCTCCGGGCTCTGCCGCAACAGGCCGGACTCAATACGCCAGCATTCGATCGCCAGCCGCCTCTGTGACGTTTGAATTTGTCAAAACTGGGACTTTGCCGCGTAAAGCGCGCCCTTCTTAAAAGGAATCAATTAAGGTTACCGCAAGATTAACGCGGCGATCTGTTTTACAACATTTTACCGAGATCTATGGGCCGATTGGCCATAACTCTCGGCAAAATCATTCATTCTTCGGAAAAATCGCTGGGAGCGTGCGCGGCGAGTTTCTCCGACAGCGACACCGGCAGGCGGGTCGGCCGTCCCTCGCCGGTGATCACGGCCACGGTCACGGCGGCCGAAACCAGAAGTTCCTCGCCCCGGTAAGCCAGCTGATCCAGCTTGATTCTCGCTCCGCGGTATTCGGACAGGCTGGTATGGATCTCGAGCGTATCGTCGATGCGGGCCGGTTTTTGAAAGTCGATGGTCATTCCGCGCACGGCAAAAGCAAGCTGCGCACCGTACCTGCCATCGGCGAGTGCCTTGTGATGAATGCCGATGAGGCGCAGGAAATCCGAGCGCGCACGCTCGAAGAAGCGGACATATGCGCCGTGATAGACAATGCCGGTGAAATCAGTGTCTTCGTAGTACACGCGGACGGGCAGCACGTGACCGCCGTCTTCAAGGCGTCCAGACAAGTCCGGCCAATGCATTGCGGTGCTGTCCTCTTGTTCAAACAGACGAAGGCCGCCCGGTCGGAAAACCGGACGGCCTCTCGATACCTAAGCGCTGACTTACGCCGCTGCAACCTCGGAGAGGAATTTCTCGACAGAGGCCCGCAGATGTTCCGCCTGCTGCTTCATCTCGATTGTTGCCTGCAGCATGTCGCCGACAGCGGCCGAATTTTCCGCGACGCCCTGGTTCAGGGAGACAACGGTCGTGGCTACGCTGCGTGTTCCGTCCGCGGCTTCGGCGACATTGCGGGAAATCTCGCCTGTCGCCGAGCCCTGCTGCTGGACGGCATCCGAAATCGTCGTGGTGTAGGAATTGACCTCTTCCACCGACTCCGAGACGCGGGCGATCTCCTCGACCGCTTCCGACGTCGACGCCTGGATCGCGGAAATCTGCGCGGAGATTTCTTCCGTCGCCTTGGCCGTCTGGCCGGCAAGCGACTTCACCTCGGACGCGACAACGGCAAAACCCTTTCCGGCATCGCCCGCCCGTGCGGCCTCGATTGTCGCGTTCAGCGCAAGAAGGTTGGTCTGTTCCGCAATCTCGGAGATGAGCGAAAGAACGTCGCCGATCTTGTTTGCCGCTTCGGCGAGACCCGAGATCTTGGAGTTCGAGCTTTGCGCCGCCATCGTCGTTTGCTCCACGATCGACGCCGTGGTCTCGACCTGCCGCGAGATTTCCGAAATGGAGGCGTTCAGCTCTTCGGTAGCCGAGGCGACCGCCTGAACGTTCGAAGAGGCGTTCTCCGATGTTGAAACCGCCGTTTCTCCCTGCTCGGATGCGGACGCGGAACGCTCGTTGAGCGCCGAGGACACGTCCTCGACACGGGCGATATTGGTTTCCACCAGCTCCAGCACCGACTGCGATTCGGCCCGGAAATCCGCGATCAGGGAATCGATCAGTTTCTCGCGCTTCTCACGGGCGATATGACCCACCTTGCGCTCGGACGCGAGACGCTCGCGCTCAACGGAATTGTCCTTGAAGACCTCGATACAGCGCGCCATACGGCCGATTTCATCCTGCCGCTCCGTCGCCTCCACGGCAACCTCGAGATCGCCGTCGGCGATCCTGCTCGCAGCCACCGCGAGGTTCTCCAGCGGCGCGAACATGCGACGCGTAACCCACCAGATGAGACCAACGATCGGAACAAGACACAGGAAGCCGGAGATAACGGCACCATAGGTGATCCGGTCCGCTGCGGCGGCAAGTTCGGTCTGCTTGACGGCCTTGACGACGCCGTAGGGTGTGTTTTCGAACGCGTTCGTGGCCTCGGCGAAGCGGTAATCGCTACCGTCCAGACTGATCAGGCTGTCACCCGACGAGATGTCTGCCATGGTGTGAACGATGGCGGCGTTTCCGGTTGCATCGAGCTTGACCAGTTTGCCGAAGGCATCGACAAGAAAGATCTGTTCACTCTCACCGATTCCGGTCGGCTCGTTCAGAAGCACAGCCAGTTTCTGCATGTCGGCGGTGAACGCAACAGCGCCGAAGAAGCGGTCTAGATAGAACACCGGCGCGGCCAGAACGAGTGATACCGACCCGTCGGCACCGGCCACAAAACCCGAGGAATAGATCTGACCGGCTGCAAGGGTCTCGGCCTTGGCCGCCTCATACAGGCTGCCCATCGCCAGCTGCACCGGGCCGCCCTTTATGTCCGCATCCTCGACATGGAAGGCGAACTCGGGTCCCTTTTTGTAGGTGTAGGTGATGAAGCCGTCCGGGTTGGCGAGCGCCGCGTCGGAAAAGAGGCCCTGCGAGATCACGTCCTGATAGACCGGGTGAACGACCTTGTGGTTGTTCACGTAGTAGTTGGTCTCCTCCGGCTCGGTCAGAAGGTGGCGTTCGTGCGGCGGATGCGGATTGTCTGCCACGAAGATCTTGCGGAGCGTCTCTTTCTGGCCCTCCTTGAGATTCTTCCAGCCGACCATTGTCTTCATGAGGCTGTCCTTGGCCTCTTCAAGCGAGACAAAGAACTTGGCGCTGTAGAGAATCTGGTCGAGCGCCAGCTCGAGAACTTTCTGTTTTGCCTTGGTCGCGCTCTGCAGACTGTTGTCCGCCTGACCGTTCGCAACATCCCGCGACAAGGTGGATGTCACTGTTACGATCGCCACACACATGGTGAGCGCACCGGCCAAGAACATGAGAGCCAGTTTGGATGAAAGGCGTTTGCGCATCGTGTCCCCCGAATAATTACGGGGACAATACGAATAAATTCGCCAACAAATGCTTAACCATACCACTCATCCGTGTAATCGGGCGGCGGCAGCGGCGATTTAATTCAAGCGGACAGGTCACTCCGGATCGGTGAAAAGACCCATCTGCGAAATACCGGACTTCTCGGGAACGGCCAGGCCGAGATGCGCGAAGGCCATCGGTGTCAGCAGACGCCCTCTCGGAGAGCGCTGCAGGAACCCGTTCTGGATGAGATAGGGCTCGACAATTTCCTCGATCGCGTCCCGGGGTTCGGAGAGCGCGGCCGCGATCGTTTCGATGCCGACGGGGCCGCCGCCGAAATTGACCGCAATCTGATTGAGATATCTGCGGTCAAGACCGTCAAGACCGGCGCTGTCGACTTCAAGCTGCAGGAGCGCCCTGTCCGCAAGTGCGCGGTCGACGCGATCGATACCCTCCACGACGGCGAAATCCCGGACCCTGCGCAGAAGCCGGCCGGCGATCCGCGGCGTCCCGCGGGAGCGTTTCGCGATCTCGCGCGCACCGTCCTCGGCCATGCCGATGCCGAGGATCGACGCGCCCCGCTTGACGATGTGCTCCAGCTCTTCGACCGTATAGAACTGAAGACGGACCGGGATGCCGAAACGGTCCCGCAAGGGCGTCGTCAGCAGCCCGAGACGGGTCGTCGCCGCAACCAGTGTGAACTTGGCGAGGTCGATCTTCACCGAGCGCGCGGCAGGCCCCTCGCCGATGATCAGGTCGAGCTGGTAATCCTCCATCGCCGGGTAGAGCACCTCTTCAACCGCCGGATTGAGCCGGTGGATCTCGTCGATGAAGAGAACGTCCCGTTCCTCCAGGTTGGTGAGCAGCGCGGCCAGGTCCCCGGCCTTGGCGATGACGGGACCGGAGGTTGCCCGGAAATTGACGCCCAGTTCCCGCGCCATGATCTGGGCGAGCGTCGTTTTGCCGAGGCCTGGCGGACCGACAAACAGGACATGGTCGAGCGCTTCGCCGCGCGCCTTCGCCGCCCCGATGAACACCTTGAGATTTGCCCGCGCCTGAGCCTGCCCGACAAAGTCATCCAGCGCCTGCGGGCGCATGGTGCTGTCGATTTCGTCGCCGCGAATTTCGGGCGTCACGATCCGGGGTTCATCCGACATGGCTTACCACTACAAACAGGAGCACGATGAGCAGGATCGACCACGCGACCCTGAGCGCGTAGAATTTGCGGAACTGGCCACGCACGAAAGGGTCATCCGTTTCGATGCGCCGTCCCTTTATTGCAAATTGCCGGTCTCCGACCGACTGCGAAAACTTGTGATCGAGAAACATGATCCCGCCAATGCCGAGAACAACGAAGACCACCGCGATCACGGCATAGGCAAGAGCGATCATCCGGCGAGTTCCTTCAGGCCGAGGCGGATCAGGGTTTCCGTGGAGGCCTCCTCCCCGGCCGATTGCATGGCCTTGGCGACCGCTGCACTCGCCTGCGCCTGTGCGTAACCCAGGTTCACCAGGGCGGACACGGCTTCCGCCACCGGACGCACGGCGACATTGTCCGAAACGCTTTGCGAGACCGCGATCGTGCCCTGGTCGACGCTGGCAAGGGCGGGTGCCTTGTCCTTGAGCTCGCTCAAGATGCGTTCGGCAACGCGTTTGCCGACACCGGGAGCCCGCGAAATGGTCGCCTTGTCGCCGAGCGCGATCGCGTTGGCGACTTCACCTGCCTTCAGGATACCCAGGATGCCCAGCGCGACCTTGGCACCGACACCCTGCACCGTCATCAGGATGCGGAACCATTCCCGCTCCGCTTCATGGCCGAAGCCGAAGAGGCGGATCATGTCTTCGCGCACGATGGTCTCGATGAACAGGACCGCTGCTTCACCCGGCCTCGGCAACCCTTGCAGGATGCGGGAAGGGCAATGGACCTGGTAGCCGACGCCATGGACATCGAGAATGACGTGGTCTTCACCGTAACTGTCGATGGTGCCTTTCAGTTTGCCGATCATGCCGCCCCCTGCGCCATCAGGCGTGCCGGCCCGCTGCCGCGGTGCTGCGCATGGCAGATGGCGATGGCCAGCGCGTCGGCGGCGTCGTCGGAATTGAAGGTTGCCCTGGGCATCAGGATCTTCACCATCGCGCGGATCTGCTCCTTTTCCGCATGGCCCGTGCCGACCACCGTCTTCTTCACCAGGTTCGGCGCGTATTCTGCGACCGGCAACCCGGCAAGCGAAGGCACGAGCAGGGCAATGCCGCGCGCCTGCCCGAGTTTCAGCGTCGCCCCGGCATCCTTGTTCACGAATGTATGTTCAACGGCCGCCTCCATCGGATCGTGCGCGCGCACGATCTCGGTCAGCCCGTCATGCAGTTCGACGAGGCGCTCGGCAAGGCTCTTCTTGTTGTCGGAAGTCACCGTTCCCGACGCAATGAACGACAACCGGTTTCCTGCCGTTTCAATCATGCCCCAGCCGGTGCGCCGCAATCCCGGGTCAATGCCGAGCAATCGAATCGCATGTGTCATGGAACAAAGCGGTAACAAAACTTGGGCACCGATGCCAGTGAAAGCGGGCAGGTGCACCGGAAAGACTGTCCAAAACCGGTCCGGCGGCGCCCGATCGGCGAACTTCCCCGGGAATTGGTCGCAATCGTGGAAAAAGCGATCAATGATGGCATGATCATCGCCCTGATGCCGACCCCCAGAGAGCCTTGACGAGAGCCTTGATGTCCGGACTGTTCGACACGTTTCCACCAGACCTGCTCGTGTTCCTCGCCCTGGTCCTGTTTGTCGCCGGATTCGTGCGCGGGTTCACAGGGTTCGGTGCCGGCATGATCTTTATTCCGATTGCCACCAGCGTCGTGCCGCCTGCGGTTGCCGCAGCGACCTTTCTCTTCGTCGACAGTATCGTCACCCTGCCGCTGCTCGTCCGCGCTGTGAGAACCTGCATCTGGCAAACGGTGCTGCCCGCAGTTCTGGGATCAATCCTGTTTGTTCACCTGGGCGCCTGGCTGCTTGCAACCGCCAACGTCCTTGTGCTGCGATGGATCATCTGTGCGATCGTGGTGTGTCTTCTGGCGCTGCTCGTCTCCGGCTGGCGGTATCAGCGTCCGCCACATCTGGCGGTGTCGTTTGCAACGGGCGGCGTGTCGGGCGTTCTGGGTGGCATCTCGCAGGTCTCCGCGCCGCCTGTTGTTGCCATGTGGCTTTCAAGTTCGAGCGATCCGCAGGTTGTCAGGGCCAACCTGATCGTCTTCTTCGCCCTGGCGAGTGTCGGAACCTTCGCCGCCTATCTGATGCATGGGTTTTTCACGGCTGACGTCGCGCGCCTGCTGATCGTCGCCGTTCCGGTCTATGCGCTGGCGATCTTTCTTGGGGCCCGGGGGTTCGGCAAGGCCCGGCCGGGTTTCTACAGAAAGACCGCCTATGTTCTGATCGCGCTCGCCGCGCTGACCAGCATGCCCGCGCTCGACACTCTGCTACGATGACACCTTCTGGCTCTCGACCTTTTCGCGCCACTTCGCGCATTTGGCGGTCATGAGCCTGTCAAGTTCGGCTTCGTACTCCTCCCGGCTGGACGAGGCATGCGCCAGAAGGGCCAGTGCAACGATTGCTGCATCGACCGCTTCCTCGCGCACATCGGCAAGCGAGTGGTTCTTGTAGGCGCTTCCCGATGCCTTGGTCACCGAAAGGACCGCCTGCGCGAGCTCACCTGCCTCTTCGGACAGTTTCAGCGCCCGCTCCTGAAGCGATTTCGGGTCGGCTTTCGTCAGATCATAGATTTTGTTCATGAGTTCCTCTGAAGACTTCTTCCCCGCGGGTCAGTTTCACGCAGCCGGCGCTGCCGCGCATGGTCACAAAAAAACCCCGGCACAGCCGGGGCTTTCAAGCTGAGACGAAGCATCCTCAGGATGCAAGCGCCGCCATGGTTTCCTCGTCGACGTCGAAGTTGGAATAGACGTTCTGCACGTCGTCATCGTCTTCGAGCATGTCGATCAGCTTCATCAGGGTCTGCGCCTTGTCCGCGTCGACCGGCGTCAGGTTCTGGGGCTTCCAGATGATCTTGGTGGAGTCCGCCTCGCCCAACGCTTCTTCAAGCGCCTTGGCGACATCGTTCAGATCCTCGAAGGCCGCGTAGATGGTGTGGCCGCTTTCGTCTGACTGCACGTCTTCCGCACCTGCCTCGATGGCGGCTTCAAGCACCGCTTCCGCCTCTCCGGCCTCAGGCTTGTAAATGACTTCCCCGACGCGATCGAACATGAAGGAGACGGAACCGGTTTCGCCGAGCGAACCGCCGCACTTGGTGAAATAGGATCGGATGTTGGAGGCCGACCGGTTGCGGTTATCTGTCAGCGCTTCCACAACAACGGCAACGCCCGCAGGCCCGTAGCCCTCGTAGCGGATCTCTTCGTAATTGTCGCCGTCACCGGACTGGGACTTGTTGATCGCCCGCTGGATATTGTCCTTGGGCATCGATTGCGCCTTGGCGTTCTGCACGGCCAGCCGCAGGCGCGGGTTCGAATCCGGGTCCGGATCGCCCATTTTCGCGGCGACGGTGATTTCCTTGGAAAGCTTGGAGAACATCTTGGATCGCGCCGCGTCCTGGCGGCCCTTGCGGTGCATGATGTTCTTGAATTTTGAATGGCCTGCCATGGCTCTTCCCGGCTCTTTGGATCTGATCTTGACGAAAACTGCGCCGCTTATAGGCAAATTGACGCTGAAAATCCAGCACCCTCGCGATGACCGGACCGATCAGTTCGCGCCGGTCCAGAAATCGGGCAGGACCGGTTCCAGAAGGCCGCCAATGCGAATAGGCGCGATCCGTTCCGCGAGACCCGTCCGTTCATCGGTCTCGATGGCGACGCCGCAGATGGTCGCCACCCCGGACGCGGGCGCGAAGCGCGAACCCGGGATCTTGCGCTGGAACCGGTTCACCGGCTCG
This region of uncultured Roseibium sp. genomic DNA includes:
- a CDS encoding HAMP domain-containing methyl-accepting chemotaxis protein, which codes for MRKRLSSKLALMFLAGALTMCVAIVTVTSTLSRDVANGQADNSLQSATKAKQKVLELALDQILYSAKFFVSLEEAKDSLMKTMVGWKNLKEGQKETLRKIFVADNPHPPHERHLLTEPEETNYYVNNHKVVHPVYQDVISQGLFSDAALANPDGFITYTYKKGPEFAFHVEDADIKGGPVQLAMGSLYEAAKAETLAAGQIYSSGFVAGADGSVSLVLAAPVFYLDRFFGAVAFTADMQKLAVLLNEPTGIGESEQIFLVDAFGKLVKLDATGNAAIVHTMADISSGDSLISLDGSDYRFAEATNAFENTPYGVVKAVKQTELAAAADRITYGAVISGFLCLVPIVGLIWWVTRRMFAPLENLAVAASRIADGDLEVAVEATERQDEIGRMARCIEVFKDNSVERERLASERKVGHIAREKREKLIDSLIADFRAESQSVLELVETNIARVEDVSSALNERSASASEQGETAVSTSENASSNVQAVASATEELNASISEISRQVETTASIVEQTTMAAQSSNSKISGLAEAANKIGDVLSLISEIAEQTNLLALNATIEAARAGDAGKGFAVVASEVKSLAGQTAKATEEISAQISAIQASTSEAVEEIARVSESVEEVNSYTTTISDAVQQQGSATGEISRNVAEAADGTRSVATTVVSLNQGVAENSAAVGDMLQATIEMKQQAEHLRASVEKFLSEVAAA
- the ruvB gene encoding Holliday junction branch migration DNA helicase RuvB, which translates into the protein MSDEPRIVTPEIRGDEIDSTMRPQALDDFVGQAQARANLKVFIGAAKARGEALDHVLFVGPPGLGKTTLAQIMARELGVNFRATSGPVIAKAGDLAALLTNLEERDVLFIDEIHRLNPAVEEVLYPAMEDYQLDLIIGEGPAARSVKIDLAKFTLVAATTRLGLLTTPLRDRFGIPVRLQFYTVEELEHIVKRGASILGIGMAEDGAREIAKRSRGTPRIAGRLLRRVRDFAVVEGIDRVDRALADRALLQLEVDSAGLDGLDRRYLNQIAVNFGGGPVGIETIAAALSEPRDAIEEIVEPYLIQNGFLQRSPRGRLLTPMAFAHLGLAVPEKSGISQMGLFTDPE
- a CDS encoding endonuclease, producing MIALAYAVIAVVFVVLGIGGIMFLDHKFSQSVGDRQFAIKGRRIETDDPFVRGQFRKFYALRVAWSILLIVLLFVVVSHVG
- the ruvA gene encoding Holliday junction branch migration protein RuvA, translating into MIGKLKGTIDSYGEDHVILDVHGVGYQVHCPSRILQGLPRPGEAAVLFIETIVREDMIRLFGFGHEAEREWFRILMTVQGVGAKVALGILGILKAGEVANAIALGDKATISRAPGVGKRVAERILSELKDKAPALASVDQGTIAVSQSVSDNVAVRPVAEAVSALVNLGYAQAQASAAVAKAMQSAGEEASTETLIRLGLKELAG
- the ruvC gene encoding crossover junction endodeoxyribonuclease RuvC encodes the protein MTHAIRLLGIDPGLRRTGWGMIETAGNRLSFIASGTVTSDNKKSLAERLVELHDGLTEIVRAHDPMEAAVEHTFVNKDAGATLKLGQARGIALLVPSLAGLPVAEYAPNLVKKTVVGTGHAEKEQIRAMVKILMPRATFNSDDAADALAIAICHAQHRGSGPARLMAQGAA
- a CDS encoding sulfite exporter TauE/SafE family protein, with amino-acid sequence MSGLFDTFPPDLLVFLALVLFVAGFVRGFTGFGAGMIFIPIATSVVPPAVAAATFLFVDSIVTLPLLVRAVRTCIWQTVLPAVLGSILFVHLGAWLLATANVLVLRWIICAIVVCLLALLVSGWRYQRPPHLAVSFATGGVSGVLGGISQVSAPPVVAMWLSSSSDPQVVRANLIVFFALASVGTFAAYLMHGFFTADVARLLIVAVPVYALAIFLGARGFGKARPGFYRKTAYVLIALAALTSMPALDTLLR
- a CDS encoding MazG-like family protein, giving the protein MNKIYDLTKADPKSLQERALKLSEEAGELAQAVLSVTKASGSAYKNHSLADVREEAVDAAIVALALLAHASSSREEYEAELDRLMTAKCAKWREKVESQKVSS